The sequence CAGCCGGGGCGGGAAAGCGGGCCGTTTCCCGCCCTGTCGCGCTCAGACGGTCAGCGGGCTGGAGCCGGTGGGCAGGTTGTTCAGTGCCTCGACCAGCGGCGCGAGCTCCGGGGTCTGCTCCGCCTCGCCCAGCGTCCTGGCCAGGACCTCGTCGTGGGTCGGCCGGGCCTGCGTCAGCAGCGCCCATCCCTGCTCGGTGAGCTCGGTGTAGATGCCGCGCCGGTCGTCCTGGCACAGGATGCGGGTCAGCAGCCCGCGGTCTTCGAGCCGGTTGACCAGCCGGGTGGTGGCGCTGCCGGACAGCGCCGCGGCACGGGCCAGCTGCTGCATGCGCATGTGCCAGCCGTCCTGGCGCGACAGCGCGTCCAAGACCGTGTATTCGACCACCGACAGCTCGTGACCGGCCTGCAGCGACCTCTCCATCGCGGCGTCGATCAGCCCGTGCAGCGCGGCCAGCGTCCGCCAGCCCTGTGTGCGGATCTGCACCGCGTCGTCTCCGATTGCCACGGCCGCCTCCTTTCGTGTCCTCCCCCGGCCAGGCGGACGGTCTTCGCGGCCCAGCCTACCAATGTTTCGCAATAAAGCGCGCGTGCAAGTATATTTCGCGTGCGTGTCCCGGCGGGCGGCGCGCCGGGGGCCGACGGCGCGCCCCGCCCATCGCGCGGCACGCCGGCGGCAGCACCCGCACAGGATCACCGAGATCGGTCCGCGCCGCGGACCGGCTCAGGAGGCGGTGAAGGCCAGGCAGGCGTTGTGGCCGCCGAAGCCGAAGGAGTTGGTCATCGCCGCCGCCCACCGGCCACGGCGCGGCCGCCCGGTGACGATGTCGAGCTTGACCTGGGGATCCAGCTCCTCCAGGTTGCGGGTGGCGGGGATCACCCCGTCGCGGATGGCGAGGATCGCGGCGATCGCGCCCACCGCCCCGGCGGCTCCGCACAGGTGCCCGGTCATCGACTTGGTGGCGGTGACCGCGGGATGCGTCCCCAGCGCCTCGGTGATCGAACGGGTCTCGGTCAGGTCGCCGGTCGGGGTCGAGGTGGCGTGGGCGTTCACGTGCCCGACGTCGAGGGCCTCCAGCCCCGCCGAGGCCAGGGCCAGCCGTATCGCGCGCGCCTGCCCGCCCGCGTCGGCGCCGGTGATGTGGTAGGCGTCGGAGGTGGTGGCCGCCCCGGCCAGCGTGGCGTGCGATCGGGCTCCGCGAGCCGCGGCGAACCCCTCGCGTTCCAGGACCACCAGGGCGGCCCCCTCGCCCAGGACGAAGCCGTCGCGCCCGGCGTCGAACGGCCGGGAGGCCTCCTGCGGGGCGTCGTTGCGCGTGGACAGGGCCCTGGCCTGGGCGAATCCGGCGAGGGTGAGAGGGTGCACGCACGCCTCGGCGCCGCCGGCGATCACCACGTCGGCGCGGCCGAGGCGGATGAGGTCCAGCCCCATCGCGATCGCCTCGGATCCGGAGGCGCAGGCGCTCACCGGCGTGTGGGCGCCGCCCCGGGCGCCGAACTCGATGCTGACCACGGCCGCGGGCGCGTTGGGCATCAGCATGGGGACCGTGTACGGCGAGACCTTCCGCGCCCCGGCCGTCTCAAGGAGGTCGTCCTGGGCGAGGGTGGTCAGCACCCCGCCGACCCCCGTGCCGATGACCACCGCCAGGCGTTCGGGCTCGACATCGGGGGCCCCGGCGTCCGCCCACGCCTCCCGCGCGGCGACGAGGGCGGCCTGCTGGCAGCGGTCCAGCCGCCGGGCCTTCACCCGGCCCAGCACCTCGGCCGGCTCCACCCGCATCCGCCCGGCGATCCGCACGGGCAGGCCTTCGGCCCAGTCCTGCTCTATCAGGGCGATGCCGGATCGCCCTTCCAGCATGCCGGCCCAGGTGGAGGCCACGTCCCCGCCCAGTGGTGTGGTGGCACCGAGCCCGGTGACCCGGGCACCCGCCCTCATCCCGTCTCCCATCAACGCCCCCTTCGTTTCCCGGACGCCGCTCCATGCGCGATGCCGCCGGGGTGTTCGGGTGCCACGCTGCCAGGGCGGGCCCGCTCCCGCAGGTGGCCTGGCCGACGAAAACGCCGATGAAGATTTGTCGGCGGCGTAGTGATCGCGGCCGGGCCGTCCCGGGTACCGCGCGGCCCCTGCCGCGGCCGGGCCGCCACGGCCGGCGCGGGCCTGGTCGGCCGTGGCGGCCAGGCACCCCTCATGGCCGGCCCCTGCCCCCGGCAGGTCCGCCGGGTGCAGGTAGAGACCCGGCGGGAACCTCACCGGATGCTCAGTCGTCGGCCGTGCCCGCGAAGAGCACCGGCCGTACCTCGATGCCGAGGCCCTCGACGCCGGCGTCCGGAATGAGCGCGGCCAGCTCCAGGGCACGCTCCCGGCTGTCGCACTCCACCAGGTAGTAGCCGCCGAGGTACTCCTTGGCCTCCAGATAGGGGCCGTCCGTCACCGCCGGGACGCCGCCTCGGACCCTGACCACGGCGCTCTGCGACGGATCGGCCAGCGCGACGGTGCCGATCATCTCGCCGGACCTCTTGACGGTCTCCATGAACGGGCCGTGGCCGCTCATCACCTCGTTGCGCTCCTCCTCGGTCAGCGCGTCCCAGATCTGCGGGTTGCCATGCATGATCAACATGAACTTCATGCGTCGTCTCCTTCGACGGCCGGGCGGCGCCCCCAAGGCGCCGTTCAGCAAGGAGTCGGAGCCGGTGCCGCATTCTTGCGGCACCGGACCGCAAGAATCCCCCCACTGCTCCGACTGTCTCCCCGAAGGGTGCCTGGCCTGGGCGTCCTTTCAGAAGTCGGTTGTCAGCTCCTGAAGGAGGAAGCATGTCGCAGCTGTTGAAGGTGCAGTGCTTCAACGTGTCGCGGGACGGGTTCGGCGCCGGGGAGGGGCAGAGCTTGGACCGGCCCTTCGGGCACGCGGACCCCACCCCCCTCTGGTCCTGGGCGGGTGCCACCGCCAGCTGGGTGGCCCGCACCGACCCCGGTGGCACTCGCGGCCTGGACGACCACCTGACCCGCGACCACACCCGCAACATCGGAGCGGAGATCATGGGGCGTAACAAGTTCGGCCCTCAGCGTGGCCCTTGGGAGAACCACGAGTGGCAGGGATGGTGGGGAGACACCCCGCCGTTCCGCACACCGGTCTTCGTGCTCACCCACCACGAACGCCCGTCCTTCACCCTGGCCGACACCACCTTCCATTTCCTCGACGCGAGACCGGCCGAAGCGCTGGAACGCGCGAAGCAGGCCGCCGACGGCCGGGACGTGCGCCTGGGCGGCGGAGTCGCCACCGTCCGCGAGTTCCTCGAGGCCGACTTGGTCGACACGGTGCACATCGCCGTCGCGCCCGTCGACCTCGGTCGAGGCGAACGACTGTGGAAGAGCCACACCGACCTGCTCGACCGCTTCCACCTCGAGACGGTACCGAGCCCCAGCGGAGTCACTCACCTGTTGTTCTGGAGACGATGACCACTGACCCTGCACGATCGCACGCACCTGCCGCGATGAGCGCGTACCCGCCCGTCGACCCCAGCCCGGGCAGGTCATCAGCCCCGCTGGGCCGTCCTGCCCGTGCAGGGTGAACCCCGGGGGCCGGGCGGCCAGGCCGACGTCGGTGAAGTCGACCTCCTTCACAAGGGGACAGAACGGGACGGGCCGGGCGGCGCGGGTCATCGGTGGCGTCGGCGCCGTCGGTGTTCTTGAGCGCGTTGTGGATCCGGCCGTAGGAGGTGCCGGCGTCCAGGGAGGCCGAGACTCCGGCGGCGGCGCCGATGGAGGCCGCACCCGGCTTCGCTGATTCACCGGACGGTTCCCGCCGGTCGCCCGGCTCGAGGGCGTGCCCGACGGCGATCCCCGGCGGCGGTTACTGACGCAGGTCGAACGACAGGTGCGCGGACAGCGCGCGGAGGAAGTCGGCCGCGTCGAAGATCTCCCCGGCGGAGGCGACCCCGGTCGTCCTGGTCCGGCCGGTGAGGATGCGGCGGACCGCCTCCACCGCGAGCGGCGCGCTGATGGCGTAGATGTCCTGGCCGCTCGCCGTGGCACGCCGTTCCGCGCCGCCGGAACGCACGACGACATCGACGAGGAACGCCTGGTCGGAGCGTCCGCGCTCGTCGGCCGCCGCCGGCGCCGGCGTGTCCGGGGCCGACAGATCCTCGACCGCCTCGACCGTCATGTACGAGCGCACCTTGGGGATCGCCAGGTGGCTGGGGATCGTGACGACGTCGGCCATGCTGAACTCCCCGATGACCGGCCGGACGCCCATCGGCTCGGGAAACGTCCACTTCAGGGACGGCAGAGCGTCCTGGTGGTACTCCAGCTTCCCGTTGGTGAAGCGGACCCGCCGGCCGTCCCGCCGTTCCCGGGAGACCGTGCCCGAGGCGCGCGTCCCCGTGGTGGGGTGCCAGCTGCTCAGCGCGTACGCGACGTGCGCCTCGTCGGCGGCCGTCCAGTCGCCCATCGCGGCGGTGGCCAGCAGGTCGCCGAGACCGCCGAAGAAGGCCATCGCGGGGACGATCACGGTCCCGGCGGCGCGGGCGCGCTCCGCGAAGTGCGCGAAGGTGTCGGCGTTGGCCTCGATCTCGGCCGCCACGTCCACGTACGGGATGCCGGCGCGCAGCGCCGCCTCGATCACCGGGGCGGCCGTCGCGGCGAAGGGCCCCGCGCTGTTGATCACCGCTGCCGTGCCGGCCAGCGCGCGGTCGAGCGACGCCGGATCGTCGACGGACGCGGGCCGGACGTCGAGCCCGGGAAAGGACGCCGCCAGTGCTTCCAGCTTCCCGGCGCCGCGGCCGGACAGGACCGGGACGAACCCGCGCTCCTGCAGCTCCGCCACCACGAAGCGCCCGGTGTGCCCGTAGGCGCCGAACACCGCGACCGTCTGACCCGATCCCATCGTTTCCCCCATTGCGCTCGGTTGATCCACTACAGAGATCATGGCGGCGGCGGCCGTCTCCCACGAGTGTCTGGAACGCCATGTCTCGTACAATTTCGGACATGAGGACTGTCGCGGTCGCCGTCACCGACGGGATGCTGCATTTCGAACTGTCGGTGGCCTACGAGGTGTTCGGCACCGCGCCGGCCGGCATGGCCGGCCCCTGGTACCGCCTCACCGGCTGCGGGCCAGGCGCCGTACAGGCCGGCAGGTTCCGGCTGGAGCCCGACTACGGGCTCGACCGGCTGCCGAGCGCCGACACCGTGATCGTCCCGGCGTGGGCCGATGTCGACGTGGACCCGCCCGGCGACCTCATCGACGCGGTACGCGCGGCCCACCGGGCGGGTGCGCGCGTGGCCGCCCTCTGCACGGGCGCGTTCGTGCTGGCCGCCGCCGGCCTGCTGGACGGTCGGCGCGCGACCACGCACTGGGCGCACACCGGGGCGCTGGCCACGCGCTATCCCCGGGTGGAGGTCGATCCGGACGTGCTCTACGTGGACAACGGCAGCGTGCTCACCTCGGCCGGCAAGGCCGCCGCGATGGACCTGTGCCTGCACCTCGTCCGCCTCGACCACGGTTCGGCGGTCGCGAACGCGGTCGCGCGCCGCCTGGTCGTGCCGCCCCACCGGGCCGGCGGCCAGGCCCAGTTCGTCACCTCGCCGGTGCCCGCGCAGGAGAACCACCCGCTCGCGGAGCTGTTCCCGTGGGTGATCGAACGGCTGGACCATCCGCTGACCGTGGAGGACCTGGCCCGCCAGGCCGCCATGAGCTCGCGCAACCTGGGCCGCCGTTTCAGGTCGGTGACCGGCACCACTCCGCTGCAATGGCTGCTGACCCAGCGGATCCGCCGCGCCCAGGAACTGCTGGAGACCACCGACGACAGTGTCGAGGCGATCGCGGCAGCCACCGGAATGGGCACCGGCACGACGCTGCGCCGGCATTTCAACCGCACGGTCGGCGTGCCGCCCGACACCTACCGCCGCACTTTCCGCGACTCGCACGCCGAGGGCGGCACGGACAGGGCGGCGATCAGCAGACGGCAGGCCGTTACGGTTCAAGCGTGAGCGACAGCCGCCGGGCGCGTTCCTGCGCCTCTCCCGCGAAGCGGACGGTGCCCCGCCTCTCCCCCGCCCTGCCGCTGAATCCTGCACTCGTCTTCCTCGCGGGCCGATGGGAGGTCCCGCTGCACCGAGCATGAATAGATGTATGTCAATATAGATGAACGTCGACTTCGATGGACTTCTATATGAGGAGGGGGGACCGGTGGAGCCCCTGGAACTTCTGGCGTGCAGCCCGCCGCTGACGCGTGAGCCGCTGACCGCCGAGCAGGCCGCCGCCGTGGCGCGGGTGTTCAAGGCCCTGGGTGACCCGGTGCGGCTGCGGATCCTGTCGATCGTGGCCGGCCACGCCGGCGGCGAGGTGTGCGTGTGCGACATCACCGGCGTCTTCGAGGTGTCCCAGCCCACCATCAGCCACCACCTCAAAGTCCTCAAGGAGGTCGGCCTGCTGGTCTCCGAGCGGCGCGCCTCCTGGGTGTACTACCGCCTGGTCCCGGAGACGTTGTCGGAGCTGTCGGCCCTGCTGAACATTCCCGCCACGGTCTGACCCCGTCCTGAAGGAAGATCCATGTCCTCGAGTACCCGTGCCCCTGCTGCCGCTTTCGCGGCGGAGGCGAGCGTGATCGGCAGGCTCTCCACGCTGGACCGGTTCCTGCCGGTGTGGATCGGCGTCGCGATGGCGGCCGGGCTGCTGCTCGGCCGCGCGGTGCCCGGCCTGGACGGCGCGCTGGAGGCGGTGAGGATCGGTGAGATCTCGCTGCCGATCGCCCTGGGCCTGCTGCTGATGATGTACCCGGTGCTGGCCAAGGTCCGCTACGACCGCCTGGACAGCGTCACCGGCGACCGGCGGCTACTGATCTCCTCCCTGGTGCTCAACTGGGTCATCGGCCCCGCGCTGATGTTCGCCCTGGCCTGGCTGCTCCTGCCCGACCTGCCCGAATACCGCACCGGCCTCATCATCGTGGGCCTGGCCCGCTGCATCGCCATGGTGCTCATCTGGAACGACCTGGCCCGCGGCGACCGCGAGGCCGCCGCCGTCCTGGTCGCCGTCAACTCGATCTTCCAGGTCGTCGCCTTCGGCGTGCTCGGCTGGTTCTACCTCGACATCCTGCCCGGCTGGCTCGGCCTGTCGCAGACCGCCCTGAACGTGTCCGCGTGGGGCATCGCCCAGTACGTGCTGATCTTCCTCGGCATCCCCCTGGCCGCCGGCTACGCCTCGCGCAAACTGGGCGAGCGCGCACGCGGCCGCGACTGGTACGAGCAGCGCTTCCTGCCCAAGATCGGCCCCATGGCGCTGTACGGCCTGCTGTTCACCATCGTCATCCTGTTCGCCCTGCAGGGCGACACGATCACTTCCCGGCCCGGCGACGTCGCCCGGATCGCGCTGCCGCTGCTGGCCTACTTCTTCCTCATGTGGGGCGGCTCGTTCCTGGCCGGCCGCGCGATCGGCCTGCCGTACGACCGCACCACGACCCTGGCCTTCACCGCCGCCGGCAACAACTTCGAACTCGCCATCGCCGTCGCGGTCGGGGTGTTCGGCGTCACCTCCGGCCAGGCCCTGGCCGGGGTGGTCGGCCCGCTCATCGAGGTGCCCGTCCTGGTCGCCCTGGTCTACGTCAGCCTGCGGGCCCGGCGTCTGTTCACCACCACACCCAAGAGGCCGGCCCATGCCTGACAAGCCCAGCGTCCTGTTCGTCTGCGTGCACAACGCTGGTCGCTCCCAGATGGCCGCCGGCTGGCTCACCCACCTGGCCGGCGACCGCGTCGAGGTCCGCTCGGCCGGATCCGCCCCCGCCGAGACGATCAACCCGGTCGCCGCCGAGGCCATGCGCGAAGCCGGCGTCGACATCACCGCCGCCCAGCCCAAGATCCTGACCACCGAAGCCGTCCAGGCCTCCGACGTGGTCATCACCATGGGCTGCGGCGACGCCTGCCCGATCTTTCCCGGCAGGCGGTATGAGGACTGGAAGCTGGATGATCCCGCCGGTCAGGGCATCGAGGCCGTGCGAGTGATCCGCGACGACATCCGCGCTCGGATCGAAAAGCTCATCACCGGGCTTCTGCCCGCCTCGTAGGGCCCGGCACCCGGCCGGTGGGCTTCATGCCAGGTGACGCTGAGGACCGTACGGGTAGCCCGCGGCGAGCTGTGCCCGGCCGCCGCCGACCCGGATGTCGGCCTGCCGTGGCCGCCCGGTCACACGGCCGCGGGTGCGGCGAGTGGGGCGAACAGCTCGCCGAGCCGGTTCACCGCCGACGGGATGATCCGGTAGTAGACCCAGGTGCCGCGCCGCTCCGAGCCGATCAGCCCGGCGGTGCGCAGCACTTTGAGGTGGTGGGAGATGGTGGGCGCGGTCAGGTCGAAGGCGTCGGTCAGGTCGCACACGCACGCCTCGCCGCCCGCGTGCGAGCCGATCATCGACAGCAGGCGCAGCCGTACCGGGTCGGCGACCGCCTTGAGCGGCACCGCGAGATCGGGGGTCGTCGCGCCTGGCGGCTCGACGACCCCCGGCACGTGATCCTCGCCGGCCTGCTAGACCATGTGCTTTCGGGCGTCCACGGCGGGCCCTCCCCCGGCGGCGGGCGCGTTGGGCGCGGGTGCGGGTTTGGCGGCGGAGCGGCGGATGAGGTCGGGGACAAGGGTGAGGATCCCGAGTGCGGCCAACCCGGCGCCGAGCCACAGCGGGGCTCGCAGGCCGAAGTCGTCGATGGCCATTCCTCCGGCGAAGGAGCCGATGATGACGCCGAGGGTGATGAAGGAGGAGTGGACGGTGTTGACCAGTGGCCGGGCGTTGCCGGTTCGCTGGACGCGGGTGACCATCGCCGGGTTCATGGTGACGCCGACCAGGCCGATGCCGAGCATGAGCACCACGGCGGGGATGCTGAGGTGGGCCAGCAGCGCGAACCCGGTCAGGAAGATCAGGTTCAGGGCCAGTCCCCACAGCTGGACGCTGACGGTGTGCCGGTCGGCGAGGCGTCCGACGATGTTGTTGCCGACCACGGTGGCGGCGCCGTAGGCGATGAGCAGAAGCGGGACGGTTCCGGCGCTGAATCCGGTGACCTGGGTGAGGATCGGGTTTAGGTAGCTGAAGGCGGAGAAGGTCGCGCCGATGATGAGGGTGCTGGTCGCGAACACCAGCCACAGCTTGGGTTTCGTGAAGACGCGCATCTCCTGCCGGAAGTCGCCACCGTCGCCTTCGGCGCGCTCCAGCCGGGGCACACCGATCATCGTGGCGAGCGCGGCAAGGGCGGCCACGGCGCTGACGGCCCAGAACGCGGCGCGCCAGCCCAGGTGTTCTCCGATCAGGGTGGACAGCGGCAGCCCCAGCAGGGTGCCCACCATCAGCCCGTTCATGACCACCGCGATGGCCCGGCCGCGACTCTGCGGAGGCGTCAGCCGGACAGCCAGTGAGATGGCGACTCCGAAGAACGCCTGGGCGGCGATGCCGGTGATGATGCGTGCCGCCATCATGATCGGATAGGAGGGGGCGGTGGCGGCCAGCAGGTTGCCCACCAGGAAGATCGCGAACAGCACCATGAGTGCCGGTTTGGGGCGCAGTTTCAGCACCGCGATGGTGAGGAAGGGCCCGCCGGCGGCCATGGCGACCGCGAAGGCGGTGATGAGGTAGCCGATCTGCGGGATGGTGGCGCTCAGCCCGTCGGCCATCTGCGGCATCAGTCCGGCGACGGCGAACTCGCTGGTCACCATGGCGAAGACGCCGAGGGCCATCAGGTGTACGGCACGAGGCATGAAGGGCGCTCCTGTACGAGGGGATTTTGCATCGATCGGTGTAAAATGTGGGCATGCGGACGCGCCGCGGCGGCCCGCGGTGCGTCAGCGAATGTGGCAGGTCAGGGCGTCAGGGCGTCTACCGCCGTTGCCGCGATGGCCTCCAGGACGGCGCGATCGGCCCCGCCCTGGGCGGACACCCGGATCCCCGCGATCACGGCGTTGAGGAAGCGGGCGAGCGCGGCCGGGTCGCGTGGAGAGGTGATGTCGCCATCGCGCCGCCCCTCCGCGATGACGGCCTTGAGAGACTCCAGCCGCCGGGCCATGTCCCGATCCAGCAGCCGGGCGATCTCCGGGTCGCGTCCGGCGAGTTCCACCGTGGTGTTGACGGTGAGGCAGCCGCGGCCGTGGCCGTTCCGCCGGCCGGCGGCCTCGATCTCGATGATCTCGGCGAACAGTGCACGGATCC comes from Streptosporangium roseum DSM 43021 and encodes:
- the arsB gene encoding ACR3 family arsenite efflux transporter, whose protein sequence is MSSSTRAPAAAFAAEASVIGRLSTLDRFLPVWIGVAMAAGLLLGRAVPGLDGALEAVRIGEISLPIALGLLLMMYPVLAKVRYDRLDSVTGDRRLLISSLVLNWVIGPALMFALAWLLLPDLPEYRTGLIIVGLARCIAMVLIWNDLARGDREAAAVLVAVNSIFQVVAFGVLGWFYLDILPGWLGLSQTALNVSAWGIAQYVLIFLGIPLAAGYASRKLGERARGRDWYEQRFLPKIGPMALYGLLFTIVILFALQGDTITSRPGDVARIALPLLAYFFLMWGGSFLAGRAIGLPYDRTTTLAFTAAGNNFELAIAVAVGVFGVTSGQALAGVVGPLIEVPVLVALVYVSLRARRLFTTTPKRPAHA
- a CDS encoding beta-ketoacyl-[acyl-carrier-protein] synthase family protein — protein: MGDGMRAGARVTGLGATTPLGGDVASTWAGMLEGRSGIALIEQDWAEGLPVRIAGRMRVEPAEVLGRVKARRLDRCQQAALVAAREAWADAGAPDVEPERLAVVIGTGVGGVLTTLAQDDLLETAGARKVSPYTVPMLMPNAPAAVVSIEFGARGGAHTPVSACASGSEAIAMGLDLIRLGRADVVIAGGAEACVHPLTLAGFAQARALSTRNDAPQEASRPFDAGRDGFVLGEGAALVVLEREGFAAARGARSHATLAGAATTSDAYHITGADAGGQARAIRLALASAGLEALDVGHVNAHATSTPTGDLTETRSITEALGTHPAVTATKSMTGHLCGAAGAVGAIAAILAIRDGVIPATRNLEELDPQVKLDIVTGRPRRGRWAAAMTNSFGFGGHNACLAFTAS
- a CDS encoding dihydrofolate reductase family protein, whose amino-acid sequence is MSQLLKVQCFNVSRDGFGAGEGQSLDRPFGHADPTPLWSWAGATASWVARTDPGGTRGLDDHLTRDHTRNIGAEIMGRNKFGPQRGPWENHEWQGWWGDTPPFRTPVFVLTHHERPSFTLADTTFHFLDARPAEALERAKQAADGRDVRLGGGVATVREFLEADLVDTVHIAVAPVDLGRGERLWKSHTDLLDRFHLETVPSPSGVTHLLFWRR
- a CDS encoding MFS transporter yields the protein MPRAVHLMALGVFAMVTSEFAVAGLMPQMADGLSATIPQIGYLITAFAVAMAAGGPFLTIAVLKLRPKPALMVLFAIFLVGNLLAATAPSYPIMMAARIITGIAAQAFFGVAISLAVRLTPPQSRGRAIAVVMNGLMVGTLLGLPLSTLIGEHLGWRAAFWAVSAVAALAALATMIGVPRLERAEGDGGDFRQEMRVFTKPKLWLVFATSTLIIGATFSAFSYLNPILTQVTGFSAGTVPLLLIAYGAATVVGNNIVGRLADRHTVSVQLWGLALNLIFLTGFALLAHLSIPAVVLMLGIGLVGVTMNPAMVTRVQRTGNARPLVNTVHSSFITLGVIIGSFAGGMAIDDFGLRAPLWLGAGLAALGILTLVPDLIRRSAAKPAPAPNAPAAGGGPAVDARKHMV
- a CDS encoding YciI family protein, which produces MKFMLIMHGNPQIWDALTEEERNEVMSGHGPFMETVKRSGEMIGTVALADPSQSAVVRVRGGVPAVTDGPYLEAKEYLGGYYLVECDSRERALELAALIPDAGVEGLGIEVRPVLFAGTADD
- a CDS encoding helix-turn-helix domain-containing protein, with amino-acid sequence MRTVAVAVTDGMLHFELSVAYEVFGTAPAGMAGPWYRLTGCGPGAVQAGRFRLEPDYGLDRLPSADTVIVPAWADVDVDPPGDLIDAVRAAHRAGARVAALCTGAFVLAAAGLLDGRRATTHWAHTGALATRYPRVEVDPDVLYVDNGSVLTSAGKAAAMDLCLHLVRLDHGSAVANAVARRLVVPPHRAGGQAQFVTSPVPAQENHPLAELFPWVIERLDHPLTVEDLARQAAMSSRNLGRRFRSVTGTTPLQWLLTQRIRRAQELLETTDDSVEAIAAATGMGTGTTLRRHFNRTVGVPPDTYRRTFRDSHAEGGTDRAAISRRQAVTVQA
- a CDS encoding MarR family winged helix-turn-helix transcriptional regulator is translated as MAIGDDAVQIRTQGWRTLAALHGLIDAAMERSLQAGHELSVVEYTVLDALSRQDGWHMRMQQLARAAALSGSATTRLVNRLEDRGLLTRILCQDDRRGIYTELTEQGWALLTQARPTHDEVLARTLGEAEQTPELAPLVEALNNLPTGSSPLTV
- a CDS encoding ArsR/SmtB family transcription factor — encoded protein: MNVDFDGLLYEEGGPVEPLELLACSPPLTREPLTAEQAAAVARVFKALGDPVRLRILSIVAGHAGGEVCVCDITGVFEVSQPTISHHLKVLKEVGLLVSERRASWVYYRLVPETLSELSALLNIPATV
- a CDS encoding arsenate reductase ArsC encodes the protein MPDKPSVLFVCVHNAGRSQMAAGWLTHLAGDRVEVRSAGSAPAETINPVAAEAMREAGVDITAAQPKILTTEAVQASDVVITMGCGDACPIFPGRRYEDWKLDDPAGQGIEAVRVIRDDIRARIEKLITGLLPAS
- a CDS encoding ArsR/SmtB family transcription factor, with product MPGVVEPPGATTPDLAVPLKAVADPVRLRLLSMIGSHAGGEACVCDLTDAFDLTAPTISHHLKVLRTAGLIGSERRGTWVYYRIIPSAVNRLGELFAPLAAPAAV
- a CDS encoding TetR/AcrR family transcriptional regulator; its protein translation is MARPRTFDEDRVLDAAMRAFWENGYEATSTRDLCEVSGLDRSSIYNAFKSKHGLFARVLTRYIDTTTATQLEILEDRERPAAERIRALFAEIIEIEAAGRRNGHGRGCLTVNTTVELAGRDPEIARLLDRDMARRLESLKAVIAEGRRDGDITSPRDPAALARFLNAVIAGIRVSAQGGADRAVLEAIAATAVDALTP
- a CDS encoding saccharopine dehydrogenase family protein gives rise to the protein MGSGQTVAVFGAYGHTGRFVVAELQERGFVPVLSGRGAGKLEALAASFPGLDVRPASVDDPASLDRALAGTAAVINSAGPFAATAAPVIEAALRAGIPYVDVAAEIEANADTFAHFAERARAAGTVIVPAMAFFGGLGDLLATAAMGDWTAADEAHVAYALSSWHPTTGTRASGTVSRERRDGRRVRFTNGKLEYHQDALPSLKWTFPEPMGVRPVIGEFSMADVVTIPSHLAIPKVRSYMTVEAVEDLSAPDTPAPAAADERGRSDQAFLVDVVVRSGGAERRATASGQDIYAISAPLAVEAVRRILTGRTRTTGVASAGEIFDAADFLRALSAHLSFDLRQ